CTCTCCTTTTGCTTTAAAAACGCTCTTCTTATGAATAATAATCTTTCGAATATTGTAAAATACAGAGTTATCATGATAACGGCATGCCCTGAGATTAGAGTGCCCATAGTGCCGAATGATGCCCAGAGGTACAATTAACGTGAATGCTTGCGACGGTTGTGGAGTTTGCGTGTTCGTATGCCCAATGGCGGTTTTGGAGATACGCGACGAGAAGGCACATGTGATTTATCAAGAAGCTTGCATAGGACTTAAAGCAGAACAAAAATGCATAGAATGCGTAGAGAAACAAGAGTTATGCACTGGATGCGTTGCATGCGTCAGAAACTGCCCAAATGGGGCTATTCAAATTAAATGAGTTCAAGAGCTCGCGGACGGAATTTGCAATCACGTAAGTGAATTTATGGAAAACACTTATTTCATTATTCATTATTCTAGGAGTTATAACCCATCTTTAAGGAAATAAAATCGACTTTAATGAGGTCGCTGCAAAATTACTCGGGAAAAATTAGTCCAAGAGACCAAACTAACACTATCCCTAGCGTAAACAACAAAAATTGCAAAATTGACTTGCTTAGGCTTTTCTCCTCTTGT
The DNA window shown above is from Candidatus Bathyarchaeota archaeon and carries:
- a CDS encoding 4Fe-4S binding protein, with product MNACDGCGVCVFVCPMAVLEIRDEKAHVIYQEACIGLKAEQKCIECVEKQELCTGCVACVRNCPNGAIQIK